One window of Luteitalea sp. genomic DNA carries:
- a CDS encoding polysaccharide biosynthesis tyrosine autokinase: MGRIDEALRRAGTGGASTLEREEGDGQTSAPPTSPWVFPGDELLGRASIDVPAPSHDDGTGEGSGPGVADGLAPGAVEGRRHARASASRAARVRRTPRQSGEAGELAVFRGFNPSVLDRLVVNDHTTPALAEQFRKLAATLHHAQLSDGIKVIMVTSGMAADGKTLTATNLALTLSESYRRDVLLIDADLRRPSLHEIFQVPNISGLNEGLQAAADEKLSTLRVTDTLTLLPAGRPNADPMSSLTSDRMRSIIDEASTSFHWVILDTPPIGLLADANLLADMVDGALLVVLAERTPYKVVSKAVDTVGRDRILGVVLNGSTTREETEYYERRYSAES; this comes from the coding sequence ATGGGTCGTATCGATGAAGCACTTCGCCGCGCCGGCACCGGCGGCGCGTCGACGTTGGAGCGTGAGGAAGGCGACGGTCAGACGAGCGCACCACCGACGTCGCCGTGGGTGTTCCCAGGTGACGAGCTCCTTGGTCGGGCATCGATCGACGTGCCTGCACCGAGCCACGACGACGGCACCGGTGAAGGATCTGGGCCGGGCGTCGCCGACGGCCTTGCCCCGGGCGCAGTCGAGGGGCGACGGCACGCGAGAGCGTCGGCGTCGCGAGCGGCTCGGGTTCGCCGTACTCCTCGACAATCGGGCGAAGCCGGAGAGCTTGCGGTCTTTCGCGGTTTCAATCCCAGTGTGCTCGATCGCCTGGTGGTCAACGATCACACGACGCCGGCATTGGCAGAGCAGTTCCGCAAACTGGCGGCCACGCTCCACCACGCGCAGCTCTCGGACGGCATCAAGGTCATCATGGTGACGAGCGGCATGGCCGCAGACGGCAAGACGCTGACGGCCACCAATCTCGCGCTGACCTTGAGCGAGTCGTATCGGCGGGACGTTCTGCTCATCGATGCAGATCTGCGGCGTCCTTCGCTCCACGAGATCTTTCAGGTTCCCAACATCTCTGGGCTCAACGAGGGTCTCCAGGCGGCCGCTGACGAAAAGCTCTCGACGCTGCGGGTCACCGACACGCTCACGCTGCTTCCGGCGGGCCGACCGAACGCCGATCCGATGAGCTCGTTGACCTCTGACCGTATGCGCAGCATCATCGACGAGGCATCGACCAGCTTTCATTGGGTCATCCTCGACACCCCTCCGATCGGCCTCCTGGCGGATGCCAATCTCCTCGCCGACATGGTCGATGGGGCGCTGCTCGTCGTCCTCGCCGAGCGCACTCCCTACAAGGTCGTGAGCAAAGCCGTCGACACGGTGGGCCGCGATCGCATTCTGGGTGTGGTGCTGAATGGGTCGACGACGCGGGAGGAAACGGAGTACTACGAGCGCCGGTACAGCGCTGAGTCCTGA